The Kazachstania africana CBS 2517 chromosome 8, complete genome genome contains a region encoding:
- the KAFR0H01230 gene encoding uncharacterized protein (similar to Saccharomyces cerevisiae UBC4 (YBR082C) and UBC5 (YDR059C); ancestral locus Anc_3.308) translates to MGPPDSPYAGGVFFLSIHFPTDYPFKPPKISFTTKIYHPNINANGNICLDILKDQWSPALTLSKVLLSICSLLTDANPDDPLVPEIAHIYKTDRPKYEATAREWTKKYAV, encoded by the coding sequence ATGGGTCCACCAGATTCTCCATACGCAGGCGGTGTATTTTTCCTATCTATTCATTTCCCAACCGACTACCCATTCAAGCCACCAAAGATCTCTTTCACTACTAAAATTTACCATCCAAATATCAATGCTAATGGTAACATCTGTTTGGATATTCTAAAAGATCAATGGTCTCCAGCTTTAACTTTATCCAAGGTTTTATTATCTATCTGTTCGTTGTTAACAGATGCTAACCCAGATGATCCTTTAGTCCCAGAAATTGCCCACATTTACAAGACAGATAGACCAAAATATGAAGCAACTGCTAGAGAATGGACCAAAAAATACGCTGTATAA
- the YOS9 gene encoding Yos9p (similar to Saccharomyces cerevisiae YOS9 (YDR057W); ancestral locus Anc_3.306) has protein sequence MQVKHTFLTSLLLSLRLVRGILVPIEDPNAGDKYKIDYVDGNEWKNLKSNGTFMSTQNLFSFGNNDECLIPKQSSLTDEEELPKNSEKLQQALRDTLKEGVEVLSDVLDDKCLVYNSGFWIYRYCSGGDFIQFHGDIDKIESLETLLYTLGRSSTSKKEREFQLLYDDVGYYISEVIRFGDECDVTGYPRVIEVQYVCGPINTVPSIQWVRETKICHYEAQIAVPELCNFELLSKNEDSKTASTIMCLKDAAEDKVNTKDVIDMITAYSPKFLGHGVYLLEPARENEMWALMYSDDINNEDNGKVSRHVYENFGNAINKLIAQGLLKAPDGSPMQSGDQYAWISDIFDLEGNRVQKLRFAIADSRQGELVIRNNLTSPLDSNFEYYHKNNNFENLVGRRKIDSDKKSKKIDAIEKVAVHISPELEVEILASKGEARNVIVINDLFFEDGLTQDEANELLKKIFDSAQFEDIMKAFDIQQGEEYEIEAFLATQFDTDDLLNGKVMVDFFMDDKQLGKIEEELTGNGNESKEQDENSNEESELVQQNYEEEEKQNEHGRQEEFTEGGERPKKQNENVMEESRNIQQDHKKNEEQGELHEQVEVAEKKDENVPSQDEEGSDELIEPMETNARSQNEVNQQVFKARSHPEESVENSREETEIVDIADSLIEEEDVGKLIEEVQIEQERSSDSSGEPLEQLEAVQEKSSQIIDSGVKDSGIQADERMKSNEGLEQDVVKDQEENATLIKENDEVPGGIHEQNIIESQARENEDIEPDKQFDDYVLEAPTIEKSVHTKVEMQSSDDTVISAVPEPIMDTDTLDEVTNVEAIANHETNSINSDLRTGELFENDNEAVQLDSQHGGKNIEEGVQPISSDDYIGREALQKIVEKEEHDESNQQGGPEETSEDFQENGNFLKNDHIEPSAYNPASEEYRPNVSEIAQEDNVLPMETKESQERETEKDVSADMQETLNHDSVIDIEHDEL, from the coding sequence caaaatttgttttcttttggGAATAATGATGAATGCCTAATACCAAAGCAGTCTAGTTTAACTGACGAAGAGGAATTACCTAAGAATTCTGAAAAGTTACAACAGGCCCTTAGAGATACTTTGAAGGAAGGTGTTGAAGTACTTTCAGATGTATTAGATGATAAATGTCTAGTCTACAACAGTGGCTTTTGGATTTATAGGTACTGTTCTGGCGGGGATTTCATACAATTCCATGGTGATATTGACAAGATTGAAAGTCTTGAAACACTATTATATACACTTGGGAGGTCGAGTACGTCAAAAAAAGAGCGTGAATTCCAATTATTGTATGATGACGTCGGTTATTACATAAGTGAGGTAATTCGATTTGGAGATGAGTGTGATGTCACAGGATATCCCAGGGTAATTGAAGTTCAATATGTATGTGGACCGATAAACACAGTACCGTCAATTCAATGGGTCAGAGAAACTAAGATTTGTCATTATGAAGCACAAATAGCAGTGCCAGAActttgtaattttgaactattatcaaaaaatgaagatagtAAAACTGCTTCAACGATAATGTGTTTAAAGGATGCTGCAGAAGATAAGGTAAACACTAAAGATGTCATTGATATGATTACTGCTTATAGTCCTAAATTTTTGGGCCATGGTGTCTATTTGTTGGAACCAGCCcgtgaaaatgaaatgtgGGCTTTAATGTATTCTGATgatataaataatgaagataatggGAAAGTTAGCAGGCATGTTTacgaaaattttggaaatgcCATCAATAAACTTATAGCTCAAGGCCTTCTGAAGGCACCAGATGGATCACCTATGCAATCTGGCGATCAGTACGCATGGATATCGGATATTTTTGATCTAGAAGGCAATCGAGTTCAAAAGCTCCGTTTTGCAATAGCTGACTCAAGGCAAGGTGAACTTGTCATCAGAAATAATTTGACATCCCCTTTGGACAGCAATTTCGAGTACTAtcataaaaataacaattttgaaaatttagtggggagaagaaagattgattctgataaaaaatcaaaaaaaatcgatGCAATAGAAAAAGTTGCTGTACATATTTCACCTGAGCTAGAGGTTGAAATATTAGCCTCTAAAGGTGAGGCTAGAAatgttattgttattaatgatttattttttgaagatggcCTTACTCAAGATGAAGCAAATGAATTGCtaaaaaagatttttgattctgctcaatttgaagatataaTGAAGGCATTTGATATACAACAAGGTGAAGAATATGAGATTGAAGCTTTTTTGGCCACTCAGTTTGATACTGATGACCTATTAAACGGGAAAGTTATGGTAGATTTCTTTATGGATGATAAACAGCTAGGTAAAATAGAGGAAGAACTCACAGGAAATGGCAACGAATCTAAAGAACAGGATGAAAATAGTAACGAAGAAAGTGAACTCGTTCAGCAAAattatgaagaagaagaaaaacagAATGAACATGGCAGACAAGAAGAATTCACAGAGGGTGGCGAGAGACCTAAAAAAcagaatgaaaatgtcaTGGAAGAAAGTAGAAATATTCAACAAGAtcacaagaaaaatgaagaacaaGGTGAGCTTCATGAACAGGTGGAAGTTGCAGAGAAGAAAGACGAAAATGTACCCAGTCAAGATGAGGAAGGCTCAGATGAACTTATAGAGCCAATGGAGACAAATGCAAGATCACAAAATGAAGTGAATCAACAAGTTTTCAAGGCTAGGAGTCATCCAGAAGAATCAGTTGAAAATTCTAGAGAAGAAACAGAAATAGTGGATATAGCAGATTCTCTTATAGAAGAGGAGGACGTTGGAAAACtaattgaagaagttcAAATTGAACAAGAACGTTCTAGCGATTCTAGTGGAGAACCCTTGGAGCAATTGGAAGCAGTACAGGAGAAATCCTCCCAGATCATCGACAGTGGGGTAAAGGATTCTGGAATTCAAGCCGATGAACGTATGAAATCTAATGAAGGTTTGGAACAAGACGTTGTGAAGGACCAAGAGGAAAATGCGACGctgataaaagaaaatgatgaagtgCCTGGAGGAATACATGAACAGAACATCATTGAAAGCCAGGCTAGGGAGAACGAGGATATTGAACCGGACAAACAATTTGATGATTATGTCCTGGAGGCTCCTACCATTGAGAAGTCTGTACACACAAAAGTAGAGATGCAGTCTTCCGATGACACAGTAATTAGTGCCGTCCCGGAGCCAATTATGGACACCGATACTCTTGACGAGGTTACTAATGTTGAAGCGATCGCAAATCATGAAACAAATAGCATAAATTCAGACTTAAGAACAGGGGAGctctttgaaaatgataatgaagcAGTGCAACTGGATAGCCAGCATGGCggaaaaaatattgaagaaggCGTGCAACCTATTTCAAGCGATGATTATATAGGCCGTGAGGCTTTGCAAAAAATAgtagaaaaggaagaacaTGATGAGAGCAATCAGCAAGGGGGTCCAGAAGAAACTTCAGAGGATTTCCAAGAAAATggtaattttttaaagaatGACCATATTGAACCTTCAGCCTATAACCCTGCATCAGAAGAATATAGACCGAATGTTTCAGAGATTGCCCAAGAGGATAATGTTTTGCCAATGGAGACAAAGGAATCCCAAGAACGTGAAACTGAGAAAGATGTTTCAGCTGATATGCAGGAAACCTTAAATCATGATAGTGTTATCGATATTGAACACGATGAATTGTGA